The following are encoded in a window of Castanea sativa cultivar Marrone di Chiusa Pesio chromosome 5, ASM4071231v1 genomic DNA:
- the LOC142634531 gene encoding sugar carrier protein C-like has product MPAVGGIPTGPGKEYPGNLTPYVIVTCVVAAMGGLIFGYDIGISGGVTSMDPFLLKFFPKVYRSKHDDSSTNQYCQYNSQTLTMFTSSLYLAALLSSLVASTVTRKFGRKPSMLLGGLLFFAGALLNGFAQAVWMLIVGRILLGFGIGFANQSVPLYLSETAPYKYRGALNIGFQLSITVGILVANVLNYFFSKIHGGWGWRLSLGGAIVPAIILTVGSLFLPDTPNSLIERGNMEDAREKLKRIRGLENVDEEFNDLVMASELSKQVEHPWRNLLQRKYRPHMAVATLIPFFQQFTGINVIMFYAPVLFNTIGFGDDASLMSSVITGLVNVIATLVSIYGVDKWGRRFLFLEGGGQMLICQIIVAACIGAKFGINGNPGELPNWYAIVVVLFICIYVAAFAWSWGPLGWLVPSEVFPLEIRSAAQSINVSVNMVFTFLVAQIFLNMLCHLKFGLFLFFAFFVVVMTIYIYYFLPETKNIPIEEMNQVWRSHWFWAKFMTEEFSNGNVEMLKGGQALKNV; this is encoded by the exons ATGCCTGCAGTTGGAGGAATTCCCACGGGTCCTGGCAAGGAGTATCCCGGAAACCTCACTCCCTATGTCATCGTAACGTGTGTGGTTGCGGCCATGGGAGGTTTGATTTTCGGTTACGATATTGGAATTTCTG GTGGGGTCACGTCTATGGACCCTTTCTTGCTCAAGTTTTTCCCAAAGGTTTATCGGTCGAAGCATGATGATTCGTCGACAAACCAGTACTGCCAATACAACAGTCAGACTTTAACCATGTTCACATCGTCGTTGTATTTGGCTGCTCTTCTTTCCTCACTTGTGGCATCCACTGTGACCCGTAAATTTGGACGAAAACCGTCTATGTTGCTTGGTGGTCTGCTCTTCTTCGCAGGTGCTCTTCTCAATGGCTTTGCCCAAGCTGTGTGGATGTTGATTGTGGGTCGTATACTTCTTGGTTTCGGAATTGGGTTCGCCAAtcag TCTGTGCCACTCTACCTATCTGAAACGGCTCCATACAAGTACAGAGGTGCTCTCAACATTGGGTTCCAATTGTCAATCACAGTTGGTATCCTCGTTGCCAATGTGTTGAACTACTTCTTTTCCAAGATTCATGGTGGTTGGGGATGGCGTTTGAGTTTGGGTGGTGCTATTGTCCCTGCAATTATATTAACAGTCGGTTCACTGTTTCTTCCCGATACCCCGAACTCCTTGATTGAACGTGGTAACATGGAGGACGCCAGAGAAAAACTTAAGAGAATTAGGGGTCTTGAAAATGTTGATGAGGAATTCAATGACCTTGTCATGGCTAGTGAATTATCAAAGCAAGTGGAACACCCTTGGAGAAACTTGTTACAGAGAAAATATAGGCCACACATGGCTGTTGCCACCCTGATTCCCTTCTTTCAACAATTCACTGGCATCAATGTGATCATGTTTTATGCACCTGTCTTGTTTAACACCATTGGGTTCGGAGACGATGCTTCACTGATGTCTTCTGTGATCACCGGCCTTGTTAATGTTATTGCAACCCTTGTTTCAATCTATGGTGTTGATAAATGGGGAAGGAGATTCCTCTTCCTTGAGGGTGGAGGTCAAATGCTTATCTGCCAG ATCATTGTTGCAGCTTGCATTGGTGCTAAATTTGGAATAAATGGTAATCCTGGTGAATTGCCCAACTGGTATGCAATTGTTGTGGTGCTCTTCATTTGCATCTATGTTGCTGCATTTGCATGGTCTTGGGGTCCTCTTGGCTGGTTGGTGCCTAGTGAAGTTTTCCCACTCGAAATTCGATCAGCTGCTCAGAGTATCAACGTGTCAGTGAACATGGTTTTCACATTTCTTGTTGCTCAAATCTTCTTAAATATGCTGTGCCATTTGAAGTTTGGGCTATTCCTTTTCTTTGCCTTCTTTGTGGTGGTAATGACCATATATATCTACTACTTCTTGCCTGAGACAAAGAATATTCCAATTGAAGAGATGAACCAAGTATGGAGGTCTCATTGGTTCTGGGCCAAATTCATGACTGAAGAATTCTCTAATGGAAACGTGGAGATGCTCAAGGGAGGCCAGGCTCTTAAAAATGTCTAA